ACTTCTGGGTTCACCGCTACGTCCCTTTGGCTTTACTGACCGTCTGGATCCCGCCCCTCCTTTATGCCTCCTTGCCTGCTTTTGGGTGGAACAAAAGATCTCAAAACCAGAGTTGTGAAGATTGCTCCTACAAGGATGTCTTCCCTCGTGAATTCATCTACCTTGAGGTCTACGGCTTACTGATCCCGGCCATATTGGCCATCATCTTTATGACCGTCAGGGTGCTGTGGATCACAAGGTCACAGATGAAGGACATCTGCAAGCTCCACAGGTCTGTGCAAGGCGATGTGCCCTCGGACAAGGAGCACAGGATGAACATGCGCTATGCTAAGTGTGTGGCTGTTGTGTCTTTGACTTTCATGGTCTGTTGGGTACCTTACATTGTCTACGTGAATGTCTCAATCCTTGCTCTGTGGCAGGGCAAGGGGGAATACAGCACAGAACCCCAAACGCACATCATTCTCTCCTGCACTGGGATAGGAAGCATGGCTATAATACCAGTGGTCTTAGGGGTTGGGAACCGGCAATACACAAAGCCCATTAGAAAAGGTTTAAGAAAATTTTGGGACCGCTGCAGAATGGGAAATGATGCAAAGGATTTTACTAATGTTGAGGTAGTTTAGGACTGAAACAACAGTATTATAGCTGACGTGGTAAGGTGGCTTCTTACTGGGTTAGCATAGGAGTCTTTTTAACAGGTGAATGACGGTGGGTCTTGAAGAGCAACAGTCCGGAAGCATCCTGTACGTTTGTTACAATTATGCATAGAAGGCTCTAGATGTGTTTAGTTTCTGTGTAAATACTCTTGAAGCCATAGATGTTCCTGGAGCCTTTCTCAATGAACAATGAAACGGCAACTTGGGAAAAGGTATACTGTAAAAAGATTTTAGTGAACATTCCCCCCAGAAAATCATATTTTTGTGTAGAATTGTACTTGATTGTGGAGTACTGCAGTTTTAAACACTGCATTGTAATATATCCCATGCCCATATACATCATATCAGCAAGAAGAATGCATATTTGTGCCTATAACATTTCGAAATGATTGTCACACAAAGACCCACAATGTTAATAGCTgctttttactgtatttgtatacaTAATAACGTATGCTTTATTTATAGTCACCTGGAAAAACTCTACCTCAGATATAAATGACCTTTAAAAGGTTAATCTACCCCCACTCCTGAAAATTCATAGAATTCTTCcaatttttaaaaggaatgttgAAACTGCAGGAGATTTTTAAAGGTGAGCTTCAAATAACAGATAAGGTAAAATTTCATAAACGTGACCAGCTGGTTGGTAGTGATGCACCGTAATATATTGCTAATGTTGTATTTGCATTGGATTcgtagggctagattctcaaagccattAAAGATACCAAATGAAAAGTGGTCCCTGAGTGACTCTCCTGGTAATAGCCCAATTGAGTAATGTGTAGGGTGTTATATAGTCATGGGAGCGCCCTGGCTGTGCAGAGTTGCTGGTCTTTGCTAAGTTTTCCAGAGGGAGCACTGCATCAAGCTTAGAAAGGCAAAATGTTGAATCATTAGATAATGTTTCTCCTCTTcgcactacagcagaccctacttgCCAGgagcctggtgagctcaagcggacattcgcaggactggcctttgtcctccagtggCTGGTAGCTTGCTTacatctgctcttgagttcctggctGTAAAGAAGGCCTCGGCTGTTTAACAGCACTTGGCTTTGCCTTGTGTAGAACAACATCTCTAGGTGTGCAgatattggaccatatttgaacaccctgttaTATTATTGCTTACATATTCTGACCTCTCAACATCTGTATATACAAATGCATATTTTACTACCTGTAACATGATGTTATATGATATCAGATTATGATGCCAtcttttcaaataacagcaacagctgtttttttaacaatatttattGTTAACAAATAGGTCCATGGATGTTAATTCCCATTACAAGTTGTCCATTAAAACTGGACAGGTCTATATTTTCAGTTTATGTGTTTAAACTAGAGCTAGAAATGTGGTTAAAGACTTAAATAACCAAGTTATGTGTATATATCAAGCACAATGTAGGGAAAAGAATGTTTAAACTTTGAATTAGCAGCTGAATTCTGAGAAACTAACTCAAGGTCTGCATCTGCTGAGCAATGCTGCTGTTGGATTGGTGTGAATGCAAGACAGATTCCAAAACGAGAAAAAAAATCTCTCAAACTCTCAACACTTATATAATCATACAGATATATTACTGTTATTTTCTTACACTCATTACATTAATCTTTCTTTTAACTCACACACACTTTTACTTTTCATGCACTTACTAAATCGTTAATGACTAAGAGATACATTGCAATGGCAATGCATTGTGTCTCTTTCAAGGGGCATTATAGCTACTACAGCCATTGGTAAGTGGAAACATTGTCATAGTCATGGTATCACAATAGCAGGAAGCAACACA
The Acipenser ruthenus chromosome 10, fAciRut3.2 maternal haplotype, whole genome shotgun sequence DNA segment above includes these coding regions:
- the LOC117407115 gene encoding G-protein coupled bile acid receptor 1-like, encoding MACNQSNHSNQFSSPEINLIIKLTSPLSTVIILANLLIIIGIIYNRKLHNTPNYFFLSLLFADLCTGLALPFIPSMSLERYMKFSNCLILHIVPNFLFLSFLFNLVMVHYERYFCIVHPLQYSNFWVHRYVPLALLTVWIPPLLYASLPAFGWNKRSQNQSCEDCSYKDVFPREFIYLEVYGLLIPAILAIIFMTVRVLWITRSQMKDICKLHRSVQGDVPSDKEHRMNMRYAKCVAVVSLTFMVCWVPYIVYVNVSILALWQGKGEYSTEPQTHIILSCTGIGSMAIIPVVLGVGNRQYTKPIRKGLRKFWDRCRMGNDAKDFTNVEVV